One genomic region from Pirellulales bacterium encodes:
- a CDS encoding SGNH/GDSL hydrolase family protein has product MTEELCKVWPHNRTVNIVCHGHSVPAGYFATPEVRSLEAYPHLLRSGLAKRFPHAVINVIVTAIGGENSESGAERFHRDVLSHRPDVVTIDYALNDRGIGLERAKKAWQSMIEEALADDVKVILLTPTADLNAKLDDPQDPLVLHAAQIHELARQYRTGLVDSLAMFQKYGNSRGKLADLMSQSNHPNGTGHRLVAARLLEWFPVHDDAARSKETVEAASAHSP; this is encoded by the coding sequence ATGACCGAAGAGCTGTGCAAAGTTTGGCCGCACAATCGTACTGTGAATATTGTCTGCCACGGCCATAGCGTGCCGGCAGGGTACTTTGCGACACCGGAAGTACGCTCGCTGGAGGCGTACCCCCATCTCTTGCGATCGGGTCTGGCGAAACGATTTCCGCATGCCGTTATCAATGTCATCGTGACGGCCATCGGAGGTGAGAATTCGGAATCCGGCGCAGAGAGGTTTCACCGCGACGTGCTGAGCCATCGTCCCGACGTGGTCACGATCGACTATGCGCTCAACGATCGCGGCATTGGTTTGGAACGGGCCAAGAAGGCGTGGCAGAGCATGATCGAGGAAGCACTGGCCGACGACGTGAAGGTGATTCTGTTGACACCGACGGCCGATCTCAATGCGAAGCTCGATGATCCTCAAGATCCTCTCGTTCTGCACGCAGCTCAAATTCACGAGTTAGCACGACAATATCGAACGGGATTGGTCGACAGCCTGGCGATGTTTCAGAAATACGGCAATTCTCGCGGCAAACTCGCGGATTTGATGTCGCAAAGCAATCACCCCAATGGCACCGGCCACAGATTGGTTGCGGCGCGTTTGCTCGAGTGGTTCCCCGTTCACGACGATGCCGCAAGGAGCAAAGAAACCGTCGAGGCGGCTAGCGCTCACTCACCGTAA